The following are encoded in a window of Gossypium raimondii isolate GPD5lz chromosome 13, ASM2569854v1, whole genome shotgun sequence genomic DNA:
- the LOC105783566 gene encoding uncharacterized protein LOC105783566, with protein sequence MAVQRLDRGDLWKNKARVLQLQLRQRFRVAVDRHRPSVLADRYFSSSVQRWLRRFRDFRRDSLPSSSSFYRKKVSKDFDVEVDSAIFRMLQAVAVPLIGNVCHVFMNGLNRVQVYGLEKLHDALLNRPKNKPLITVSNHVASVDDPFVIASLLPPRVLLDAQNLRWTLCASDRCFSNPVTSAFFRSVKVLPVSRGDGIYQMGMDMAISKLNTGGWVHIFPEGSRSRDGGKTVRSSKRGVGRLVLDADSTPIVLPFVHTGMQDVMPIGANFPRIGKTVTVLIGDPIIFDDLLNSEEATEASRGKLYDAVASRIGHQLQNLKVKVDKLALEQSIRLENHSKDGAERAANILHQVDLDPFGLGSHEYIRYESLVEETRTKLNDMSPEEATADVYTRMGYSCEGGIGSRIRSYMDPTELMGFAARGLLMNCRSKEKYSDTSDIRPLKTWKQYLEANMLKQWNTC encoded by the exons ATGGCCGTACAGCGGTTAGACAGAGGCGATCTATGGAAGAACAAGGCTCGCGTTTTGCAACTCCAGCTCAGGCAGCGCTTCAGGGTGGCAGTCGATCGCCACCGTCCTTCAGTCCTTGCTGATCGTTACTTCTCCTCCTCGGTTCAGCGCTGGCTCCGTCGCTTCCGCGACTTCCGTCGCGATTCCCTCCCTTCTTCCTCCTCTTTCTACCGTAAAAAAG TGAGTAAAGACTTTGACGTGGAGGTGGATTCAGCTATTTTTCGAATGCTTCAAGCTGTTGCGGTTCCTTTGATTGGAAATGTTTGCCATGTTTTTATGAATGGTCTCAATCGTGTCCAA GTTTATGGCCTTGAAAAATTACATGATGCTTTGCTTAATAGACCCAAGAACAAGCCCCTTATAACG GTAAGCAATCATGTTGCTTCTGTGGATGATCCATTTGTCATTGCTTCACTGCTTCCTCCCAGAGTTCTTCTTGATGCTCAGAACTTGAGATGGACCCTGTGTGCATCAGATCGATGCTTCAGTAATCCCGTGACGTCAGCATTCTTTCGATCTGTAAAAGTGTTGCCAGTTTCTCGTGGTGATGGGATTTACCAGATG GGCATGGATATGGCCATTTCGAAATTGAATACTGGTGGATGGGTTCATATCTTTCCAGAAGGTAGTCGTTCTCGAGATGGTGGAAAAACTGTGAGATCTTCTAAGAGAGGTGTCGGGAG GTTAGTTCTAGATGCTGACAGTACCCCAATTGTTCTGCCATTTGTGCATACTGGAATGCAAGATGTTATGCCAATAGGGGCCAATTTCCCGAGGATTGGCAAGACG GTGACAGTTCTAATTGGAGACCCTATAATTTTTGATGATCTGCTTAACTCGGAAGAAGCCACAGAAGCATCAAGAGGAAAATTATACGATGCTGTCGCATCCAGAATTGGGCATCAACTGCAGAATTTGAAAGTAAAAGTCGACAAATTAGCGCTCGAGCAATCTATCCGATTAGAAAACCATAGCAAAGATGGTGCAGAACGAGCAGCCAATATCTTGCACCAGGTAGATTTGGATCCATTTGGGTTAGGAAGCCATGAATATATTAGGTATGAATCCTTGGTAGAAGAAACCCGAACGAAGCTGAATGATATGAGTCCCGAAGAAGCCACTGCAGATGTTTATACGAGAATGGGATATTCTTGTGAAGGCGGGATTGGTTCAAGGATTCGCAGTTATATGGATCCAACTGAATTGATGGGATTCGCAGCGAGAGGCTTGCTAATGAACTGCAGATCCAAGGAAAAGTATTCAGACACAAGTGACATACGCCCACTGAAGACTTGGAAACAGTATTTGGAAGCTAATATGCTAAAACAATGGaatacatgttaa
- the LOC105783418 gene encoding LOW QUALITY PROTEIN: 26S proteasome regulatory subunit 6A homolog (The sequence of the model RefSeq protein was modified relative to this genomic sequence to represent the inferred CDS: inserted 2 bases in 2 codons), with the protein MATAMVEDSSFEEDQLASMTTEDIVRASRLLDNEIRILKEEMQRTNLELDSYKEKIKENQEKIKLNKQLPYLVGNIVEILEMNPEDEAEEDGANIDLDSQRKGKCVVLKTSTRQTIFLPVVGLVDPDKLKPGDLVGVNKDSYLILDTLPSEYDSRVKAMEVDEKPTEDYNDIGGLEKQIQELVEAIVLPMTHKERFQKLGIRPPKGXLLYGPPGTGKTLMARACAAQTNATFXKLAGPQLVQMFIGDGAKLVRDAFQLAKEKSPCIIFIDEIDAIGTKRFDSEVSGDREVQRTMLELLNQLDGFSSDERIKVIAATNRADILDPALMRSGRLDRKIEFPHPTEEARARILQIHSRKMNVHPDVNFEELARSTDDFNGAQLKAVCVEAGMLALRRDATEVNHEDFNEGIIQVQAKKKASLNYYA; encoded by the exons ATGGCGACCGCTATGGTAGAAGATTCTAGCTTTGAAGAAGACCAGCTGGCTTCCATGACTACCGAGGATATCGTCCGAGCTTCCCGTCTTCTTGATAACGAGATTCGTATTCTCAAG GAGGAGATGCAAAGGACAAATCTCGAGTTGGATTCATACAAGGAAAAGATTAAGGAGAATCAAGAGAAAATTAAGCTTAACAAGCAGTTGCCTTACTTAGTCGGCAACATTGTTGAG ATATTGGAGATGAACCCTGAAGATGAGGCAGAGGAAGATGGTGCCAACATAGATCTAGACTCACAAAGGAAGGGTAAATGTGTTGTGCTGAAAACCTCTACTCGTCAG ACCATCTTTCTACCTGTGGTTGGACTTGTAGACCCTGATAAATTGAAACCTGGTGATTTGGTTGGTGTCAACAAAGACAGCTACTTGATATTGGATACTTTGCCATCTGAGTACGACTCCAGAGTAAAGGCTATGGAGGTTGATGAGAAGCCAACTGAGGACTACAATGATATTGGTGGCTTGGAGAAGCAG ATCCAAGAACTAGTTGAGGCCATTGTGTTGCCCATGACTCATAAAGAAAGGTTTCAAAAGTTAGGCATTCGTCCACCTAAGG TGCTCTTATATGGACCTCCTGGCACTGGAAAAACCTTGATGGCCCGTGCTTGTGCAGCACAAACAAATGCCACGT TGAAGCTAGCAGGCCCACAACTGGTTCAG ATGTTTATTGGAGATGGAGCAAAACTTGTCCGTGATGCTTTTCAGCTTGCAAAAGAAAAGTCTCCATGCATCATTTTTATAGATGAAATTGATGCAATTGGCACGAAGCGTTTTGATAG TGAGGTGAGTGGGGATAGGGAGGTTCAGCGAACAATGTTGGAACTGCTTAACCAGCTTGATGGCTTTAGCAGTGATGAACGCATTAAG GTCATAGCAGCAACTAACCGAGCTGATATCCTTGACCCTGCTCTGATGCGTTCTGGTCGATTGGATCGTAAAATTGAGTTCCCACATCCCACTGAAGAAGCAAGAGCTCGAATCCTTCAG ATCCACTCAAGGAAGATGAACGTTCATCCAGATGTCAATTTTGAAGAACTTGCTCGATCTACAGATGATTTCAATGGAGCACAGCTGAAAGCTGTTTGTGTGGAGGCAGGCATGCTAGCTCTTCGCCGTGATGCAACTGAG GTGAACCATGAAGATTTTAATGAAGGCATCATTCAGGTGCAAGCTAAGAAGAAGGCAAGCCTAAATTACTATGCATAA
- the LOC105781101 gene encoding translationally-controlled tumor protein homolog isoform X1, whose protein sequence is MLVYQDILTGDELLSDSFPYKEIENGMLWEVEGKWVVQGAVTVDIGANPSAEGGDEDEGVDDQAIKVVDIVDTFRLQEQPAFDKKQFVTYMKRYIKNLAPKLEAAKQETFKKNIEGATKFLLAKLKDLQFFVGESMHDDGSLVFAYYKDGATNPTFLYFPYGLKEVKC, encoded by the exons ATGTTAGTTTATCAGGATATTCTTACAG GTGATGAGCTCCTCTCAGATTCTTTCCCATATAAGGAAATCGAGAATGGAATGTTATGGGAAGTAGAAGGGAAG TGGGTTGTCCAAGGAGCTGTGACTGTAGATATTGGTGCAAACCCTTCAGCAGAAGGTGGCGACGAAGACGAAGGTGTCGACGACCAAGCCATAAAGGTGGTCGACATTGTTGACACTTTCCGACTTCAG GAGCAACCTGCATTTGACAAGAAGCAGTTTGTTACGTACATGAAGAGGTACATCAAGAACTTGGCACCAAAATTGGAGGCAGCAAAGCAAGAGACATTCAAGAAGAACATAGAGGGGGCAACCAAGTTTTTGCTTGCCAAGCTTAAAGATCTTCAATT TTTTGTGGGTGAAAGCATGCATGATGATGGTAGCTTAGTGTTTGCGTATTACAAAGACGGCGCCACCAACCCCACTTTCCTCTACTTCCCCTATGGCTTGAAGGAAGTCAAGTGTTAA
- the LOC105781101 gene encoding translationally-controlled tumor protein homolog isoform X2: MLWEVEGKWVVQGAVTVDIGANPSAEGGDEDEGVDDQAIKVVDIVDTFRLQEQPAFDKKQFVTYMKRYIKNLAPKLEAAKQETFKKNIEGATKFLLAKLKDLQFFVGESMHDDGSLVFAYYKDGATNPTFLYFPYGLKEVKC; this comes from the exons ATGTTATGGGAAGTAGAAGGGAAG TGGGTTGTCCAAGGAGCTGTGACTGTAGATATTGGTGCAAACCCTTCAGCAGAAGGTGGCGACGAAGACGAAGGTGTCGACGACCAAGCCATAAAGGTGGTCGACATTGTTGACACTTTCCGACTTCAG GAGCAACCTGCATTTGACAAGAAGCAGTTTGTTACGTACATGAAGAGGTACATCAAGAACTTGGCACCAAAATTGGAGGCAGCAAAGCAAGAGACATTCAAGAAGAACATAGAGGGGGCAACCAAGTTTTTGCTTGCCAAGCTTAAAGATCTTCAATT TTTTGTGGGTGAAAGCATGCATGATGATGGTAGCTTAGTGTTTGCGTATTACAAAGACGGCGCCACCAACCCCACTTTCCTCTACTTCCCCTATGGCTTGAAGGAAGTCAAGTGTTAA